The following proteins are co-located in the Thermomicrobiales bacterium genome:
- a CDS encoding RecX family transcriptional regulator: MRRRPTSQQRQAQEPREIQPGTITQVTPTQRDPERVSIFIEGTFALALPAIVALQRGLQRGVELDDAAVRELAALAEAERAVEAALVFVAYRPRSEREVRDRLRRRKFDPGAIDIAIERLRGWNYLDDRAFAEFWVENRTEHSPRGRRALEAELRAKGVDRNVTGDVLAEVDLGEEDAALALARKRQPRLAALDEPTQRRRLAAFLGRRGYGWDVIRPVLDRLYGEMDDDAEDVDVP, encoded by the coding sequence ATGCGTCGACGCCCGACAAGCCAGCAACGACAAGCGCAAGAGCCCCGCGAGATCCAGCCCGGCACGATCACGCAGGTCACGCCGACTCAACGCGACCCGGAGCGAGTGAGCATCTTTATTGAAGGAACGTTCGCCCTTGCGCTGCCGGCGATCGTCGCGCTGCAGCGCGGTCTGCAACGCGGCGTTGAGCTTGACGACGCGGCCGTCCGTGAGCTGGCCGCGTTAGCCGAGGCGGAGCGCGCCGTCGAGGCGGCGCTCGTCTTCGTTGCCTACCGACCGCGCTCGGAGCGCGAGGTGCGTGACCGGCTGCGGCGTCGCAAGTTCGATCCGGGCGCTATCGACATCGCAATCGAGCGGCTGCGCGGTTGGAACTATCTGGACGACCGCGCCTTCGCCGAATTCTGGGTCGAGAATCGCACCGAGCATTCGCCGCGCGGTCGCCGTGCGCTGGAGGCCGAACTGCGTGCCAAGGGTGTCGATCGCAATGTCACCGGCGACGTGCTGGCCGAAGTCGACCTGGGCGAGGAAGACGCCGCACTCGCCCTCGCGCGCAAGCGCCAACCGCGCCTCGCCGCGCTCGACGAGCCAACCCAGCGCCGCCGCCTCGCCGCCTTCCTCGGTCGTCGCGGCTACGGCTGGGACGTCATCCGCCCTGTGCTGGATCGCTTGTATGGCGAGATGGATGATGACGCAGAAGACGTTGATGTGCCGTGA
- a CDS encoding MBL fold metallo-hydrolase, whose protein sequence is MAEIKWFGHACFRLKSRDATILTDPVPRSFGYKVEKQKVDIVTFSHAHPGHTAVEIVSNEPKIVDGPGEYEMNDVFITGIRTYHDDKKGEERGRNTAYLFEVEDLVVLHLGDLGHLLEEDEAEKFSAADIVIVPVGGGPVLDAKQAVEVISSLDAKIIIPMQYRMANGDAEREPLERFLTEMGVTEATPRDKLVVRGSDLGESPEVVILSL, encoded by the coding sequence ATGGCTGAGATCAAGTGGTTTGGCCACGCCTGTTTCCGTTTAAAGTCGCGTGATGCGACTATCCTGACCGACCCGGTCCCGCGCTCTTTCGGCTACAAGGTCGAGAAGCAGAAGGTCGACATCGTCACCTTCTCGCACGCGCACCCCGGTCACACGGCGGTCGAGATCGTCTCGAACGAGCCGAAGATCGTCGACGGCCCCGGTGAGTACGAGATGAACGACGTCTTCATCACCGGAATCCGTACCTATCACGATGACAAAAAGGGCGAAGAACGCGGTCGCAACACGGCCTACCTCTTTGAGGTTGAGGATCTTGTTGTGCTGCATCTCGGCGATCTCGGGCATCTGCTCGAAGAGGACGAGGCCGAGAAGTTCAGCGCCGCCGATATCGTGATCGTGCCCGTCGGGGGTGGCCCGGTGCTGGATGCGAAGCAGGCAGTGGAAGTTATTAGCTCGCTGGACGCCAAGATCATCATTCCCATGCAATACCGCATGGCGAATGGTGATGCAGAGCGCGAGCCGCTGGAGCGATTCCTGACCGAGATGGGCGTCACCGAGGCAACCCCGCGCGACAAGCTGGTTGTTCGGGGGAGCGATCTCGGCGAGTCACCCGAGGTGGTCATTCTGAGTCTGTAG
- the atpB gene encoding F0F1 ATP synthase subunit A: MEVHISVKAESLWSFDLGPLGTLNITNSFLQMVIVMALIIIIGAMIARKATLVPSRAQSLFEMVTEFLLSVVEGAAGRQVGRRIFPLIGSLFIFIILANYSGLIPGVGTIQCKSLCGWEESSETTAIVASAGHPGSDVVVSSATDEAEHEPAPPLLRAPNADLNMTLAMALIAFVSVQVAGIAAHGVGGRIKHMADPPFMFPIEVMSELSRIISLSFRLFGNIFAGEVLIGIMIAMSTAILEKTKWLTVIMFGLPTVFLLFEVLFGFIQALIFSLLTLAYIALATGGGDEHGHAHEPGEEPYHASAPATSGGD; the protein is encoded by the coding sequence GTGGAAGTCCACATCTCGGTAAAAGCGGAGTCGCTCTGGTCGTTTGACCTCGGACCGCTCGGTACGCTCAACATCACCAACTCCTTCCTCCAAATGGTCATCGTCATGGCCCTCATCATCATCATCGGTGCGATGATCGCGCGAAAAGCGACGCTGGTTCCGAGTCGTGCCCAGAGCCTCTTCGAGATGGTGACCGAATTCCTGCTCAGCGTGGTTGAAGGCGCAGCCGGCCGTCAGGTCGGACGCCGCATCTTCCCGCTCATCGGCTCGCTGTTCATCTTCATTATTCTGGCGAATTACTCCGGCCTGATTCCGGGCGTTGGCACGATTCAGTGCAAGAGCCTGTGCGGCTGGGAGGAAAGCAGCGAGACGACGGCGATCGTCGCCTCGGCTGGCCATCCCGGTAGCGACGTTGTCGTTTCGTCGGCAACGGATGAGGCCGAGCACGAACCGGCTCCGCCGCTGCTGCGCGCACCGAACGCTGACCTGAACATGACCCTGGCGATGGCGCTGATCGCGTTCGTCTCGGTCCAGGTCGCCGGCATCGCGGCGCACGGCGTCGGGGGTCGCATCAAGCACATGGCCGATCCGCCGTTCATGTTCCCGATCGAAGTCATGTCAGAGCTCTCGCGCATAATCTCGCTCTCGTTCCGACTCTTCGGCAACATCTTTGCCGGCGAGGTGCTCATCGGGATCATGATCGCGATGTCTACCGCAATCCTCGAAAAGACGAAGTGGCTGACGGTCATCATGTTCGGCTTGCCGACCGTGTTCCTGCTTTTCGAGGTTCTCTTTGGCTTCATTCAGGCGCTTATCTTCTCGCTGCTGACACTGGCGTATATCGCGCTGGCGACAGGGGGTGGCGATGAGCATGGGCACGCGCACGAGCCTGGTGAAGAGCCGTATCACGCGTCGGCACCCGCCACAAGCGGGGGAGATTAG
- the atpE gene encoding ATP synthase F0 subunit C, whose protein sequence is MFSGLTGPDGVDAAKAIGAALAIGIGAIGPGIGIGVAVGKALEALGRNPEAAGDIRTTMIIGAGLAEAVAIYAFVIAIIIAFVL, encoded by the coding sequence ATGTTCAGTGGTTTGACCGGACCGGATGGTGTTGACGCCGCGAAGGCAATTGGCGCGGCGCTCGCGATCGGCATTGGTGCAATCGGCCCGGGCATCGGTATTGGTGTCGCCGTTGGCAAGGCCCTCGAGGCGCTGGGTCGCAATCCTGAGGCAGCCGGCGATATCCGCACAACGATGATCATCGGTGCCGGTCTGGCCGAGGCTGTCGCGATTTACGCCTTCGTTATCGCGATCATCATTGCGTTCGTGCTCTAG
- the atpF gene encoding F0F1 ATP synthase subunit B has protein sequence MGALGINGANLLVQILAFLIFVWLFWKFALGPITGMLDKRQERIRESIEAAQRMEEELQKSRAQNEEIMAEARREAQTLISRAREVSDQNIARSKEQAQVQADELIEKAREAIAAETVQARADLRREVGDLAVMAASKIVRANIDRDAQSRLIDEALAEAGGTGSNGSSPVTDD, from the coding sequence ATGGGCGCACTAGGTATTAACGGGGCAAATCTGCTCGTCCAGATCCTGGCCTTCCTCATCTTCGTCTGGCTGTTCTGGAAGTTCGCGCTGGGGCCGATTACCGGCATGCTTGACAAGCGCCAGGAGCGCATTCGCGAGAGCATCGAAGCTGCCCAGCGGATGGAAGAAGAACTCCAGAAGTCCCGCGCCCAGAATGAGGAGATCATGGCGGAAGCGCGCCGCGAGGCGCAGACGCTGATCTCCCGCGCTCGCGAGGTGAGCGATCAGAACATCGCTCGCTCGAAGGAGCAGGCGCAGGTTCAGGCCGACGAGTTGATCGAGAAGGCGCGCGAGGCAATTGCTGCCGAGACGGTGCAGGCGCGTGCTGATCTGCGGCGCGAGGTTGGCGATCTCGCTGTTATGGCGGCTTCGAAGATCGTCCGGGCCAACATCGATCGCGATGCGCAGTCGCGGCTGATCGATGAAGCCCTGGCCGAAGCCGGTGGTACTGGCAGCAATGGTAGCTCGCCGGTGACGGATGACTAG